In Meleagris gallopavo isolate NT-WF06-2002-E0010 breed Aviagen turkey brand Nicholas breeding stock chromosome 2, Turkey_5.1, whole genome shotgun sequence, the following are encoded in one genomic region:
- the LRRN4 gene encoding leucine-rich repeat neuronal protein 4, translating to MFSLLLILCLLARSTASGPVSRAEPAASRDVTAFFQLAQEDRWENVNLTSMSCEDWKNRTWITLQLTYNSLTAFPICLPEALQTLDLSNNLLEEVNGTEIANLPQLRILVLRQNLLQAVSWGSETFSSLHLLDLSFNKLSSVPPCHTSSMPNLRWLSLAGNPLIEIQPLAFSCYPQLQFLNLSTTLLGQEGSRGIQESAFAISLSPGDALHRPENTISVLDLSGTFLERIQVEWTRDLPNLRFLHLTKMPKLQSLDTDFRSTPHLRELNCRDSHSLSFVRTEMFESTPNLSHLSFQNCNLSSFNPWNTNSSDSIIINLHGNPLLCDCRLSWLLSTPTIVLQKVLDTFCTTSQENGDRPSVSFSLQDLYNKCQAEKDISLPDSNTPSSQEDAFSLASYYTMTAAMTTDSAPLTKDAYVRLNEEASVMSTTAANSAELMLTKANSSSPEDEAVSESMSHPPFLASLTTSPGFLRELYSQTTDYGSVSQTETLKQFQGELRKTHMAFPQERLFSQPTSEHSTPATGKPDAVPHYIHSFAVERTPQTNLRQPNSTKSSTQSASTPTRPRIHYVDDYEYSEETTEPPVQQTYTSCDYNPCRHLQKPCSELQRASPCLCPGMSTENEIPDPPRLREVSEVTDSSAQIHWCAPNSVVHTYQLMLRDQGDEEGQLVLENIYSTARQYTLYNLSPYTTYHICVTASNSAGLSHTVNQGIAGNSCARFRTKPSYKSVFAALSAASGLFLISTIILSICLCKARKKPRSEQYGTHLVSYKNPAFDYPLKLQTTD from the exons ATGTTCTCCCTCTTGCTCATCCTTTGTCTGCTGGCAAGGAGCACAGCATCAGGCCcggtgagcagagcagagcctgcagcatCCAGGGATGTCACCGCCTTTTTCCAGCTGGCTCAGGAAGACCGTTGGGAGAACGTTAATCTCACCAGCATGTCCTGCGAGGATTGGAAGAACAGGACATGGATCACCCTGCAGCTGACCTACAACAGCCTGACGGCTTTCCCCATCTGCCTCCCAGAGGCCCTGCAGACTTTGGATCTCAGCAACAACCTCTTAGAAGAGGTGAATGGCACAGAAATAGCAAACCTCCCGCAGCTGCGCATCCTTGTACTGAGGCAGAACCTTCTCCAGGCAGTCAGCTGGGGGTCGGAAACCTTCAGCAGTCTTCATTTACTGGACTTAAGCTTTAACAAGCTGTCGTCTGTGCCACCATGCCACACTTCTTCAATGCCTAACCTGAGGTGGCTGTCCTTAGCTGGAAATCCACTGATTGAAATCCAGCCACTGGCTTTTTCCTGTTACCCCCAGCTACAGTTCCTGAACCTCTCCACAACTCTGCTtgggcaggaaggcagcaggggaATTCAGGAGTCTGCTTTTGCCATCAGCCTCTCCCCTGGTGATGCTCTGCACAGGCCTGAGAACACCATCAGCGTGCTTGATCTGAGCGGGACCTTTCTCGAGAGAA ttcAAGTTGAGTGGACCAGAGACTTGCCCAACCTCAGATTTCTTCACCTGACAAAGATGCCAAAATTACAAAGTCTTGATACTGACTTCAGGTCTACGCCTCATCTCAGAGAGCTGAACTGCCGTGACTCCCACTCTCTGAGTTTCGTGAGGACAGAGATGTTTGAAAGCACACCTAACCTAAGCCATCTCTCCTTTCAAAA CTGTAACCTGAGTTCCTTTAATCCTTGGAATACCAATTCTTCAGACAGTATCATCATCAACTTGCATGGAAATCCTCTGCTCTGTGACTGTAGGCTCTCCTGGCTGCTCTCCACGCCCACGATTGTGCTACAAAA GGTTTTGGACACTTTTTGCACCACATCCCAAGAGAACGGGGACAGgccttcagtttctttttcactgcaagATCTCTACAATAAATGCCAGGCTGAGAAGGATATCTCACTGCCTGATTCAAACACACCCTCCAGCCAAGAAGACGCTTTCAGCCTTGCCAGCTACTACACCATGACTGCAGCAATGACAACAGATTCTGCTCCGCTAACCAAAGACGCTTACGTTCGTCTGAATGAGGAAGCCAGTGTAATGAGCACAACTGCAGCCAACTCAGCTGAGCTGATGCTCACAAAAGCCAACAGTTCCTCCCCCGAGGACGAGGCAGTTTCTGAATCCATGAGCCATCCCCCTTTCCTTGCATCTCTAACCACCTCCCCCGGTTTTCTCAGAGAGCTCTACAGCCAGACCACGGATTATGGCTCTGTGAGTCAAACTGAAACACTGAAGCAGTTCCAGGGAGAGCTCAGAAAAACTCACATGGCATTTCCCCAGGAACGCCTATTCAGCCAGCCCACTAGTGAGCATTCTACTCCAGCAACAGGAAAACCAGATGCCGTTCCCCATTACATTCACTCCTTTGCTGTGGAAAGGACACCACAAACAAATCTACGGCAGCCGAACTCCACAAAGTCCAGCACTCAGTCAGCATCCACGCCCACCCGACCACGGATCCACTACGTAGATGACTATGAATACAGCGAGGAGACAACGGAACCCCCTGTGCAACAAACGTACACCTCCTGTGACTACAACCCTTGCAGACACCTTCAGAAGCCGTGCAGCGAACTTCAGAGAGCATCCCCATGCTTATGTCCCGGCATgtcaacagaaaatgaaattccagACCCGCCGAGGCTCAGAGAGGTGTCTGAAGTCACAGACAGCTCCGCACAGATACACTGGTGCGCCCCGAACTCCGTTGTTCATACCTATCAGCTGATGCTCCGTGACCAAGGCGACGAGGAGGGACAGCTTGTCCTGGAGAACATTTACTCCACAGCGAGGCAGTACACTCTGTATAACCTCTCACCATACACCACTTACCACATTTGTGTGACTGCTTCCAACAGCGCAGGGTTAAGCCACACAGTAAACCAGGGAATTGCAGGCAATTCGTGCGCCAGGTTCAGAACAAAGCCCAGCTACAAGTCTGTCTTtgctgctctgtctgcagcAAGCGGTCTCTTCCTCATTTCCACAATTATTTTGTCCATCTGTCTATGCAAGGCACGTAAAAAGCCTCGCAGCGAGCAGTACGGTACGCATCTAGTCTCCTACAAGAACCCAGCGTTTGATTACCCATTAAAGTTACAAACTACAGATTAG